ATGGCGGGAGCGGCCATGTCTACTGCGTTGCGCTCGGTCGGGCTCCTCGACGTAGTGTAAACTACGCCTGCGTCGCCCTCGGTCGCGACGCCTTGTAGCCATACCCGTCTCCACCGCCTCGCTACGAACCATGGTGAGAAATGCGAGCTATAATGGACGCTGTCATGCCGGATGCGGGAAAAAGAGTCGCGGAGGCGACGAGGCAACGCGCCGCCGTGCTTGCGCATCTCTTCCGTGTGCTAAGGGACAGGCTCGGCGAAGTGGAAGCGGCTTCCCTCATGAGCGATGCCATCTACGCTCACGGGAGGGAGAAGGCGAAGAAAACGTACTCCCTCCCCGCGCAGTCGGGAAATCTGCTCCAGGCGGCGAGGGAGTTCGCAAGCCCGGACCCCGTCAAACAATACCAGTTCGCACCCCGGATCGTTTCAGCGGACGACGGAGAAGCTGTTATCGCGATGTCCCGCTGCCCGCTCGTCGACCAGTGGAAGGAGATGGGCCTCGCCGCGGAAGATGTTACACTGCTTTGTCGCATCGCCCGTTCCGTGGATTTCGGGACGTGGGAGGGGGCGCTGGGCTTTCGCCTCCTGTTCGAGGGGACGCGGGGCGAAGGGAAGGAAGAGTGCCTCCTTCGCGTGTTCAGGAAACGAACCGTAGAGGTTGCCGGATGATCAGGACGAAGGATATCCATTTCATCATCATGGTGGTCGTGGTCGTCGGGCTTCTCATGGTCCTCTATTTGACCGGCCGCCCCCGGTACCTTAGCCGCACCGAGCCTCACCTCTCGGCCGCTTCCGACGTCGAGTGCTTCTCCTGCCACGATGACGGGAAGGTTTTTCCGATGACGAAGGAGCATCCGCTGCGCAAGAAGAACTGCCGGCAGTGCCACCGCCTCGAGAAATCGAAAGGGTGACGCCGGGAAATGAGGGTAATACTTCCTCCGCTGGGCGCCCATGTATCGACGGCGGGGGGGGTCTCCACCGCCCCGGAGCGGGGGAAATCGATCGGGGCGGACGTCCTCCAGATCTTCTCCAAGCAGCAGACACGCTGGAAAGGGAAAGAGCTGGAAGAGGACGATGCCCGGGCGTTCCGCGCCGAGTCTTCGCGCACCGGCGTGCGGACCGTCGCGATCCATTGCGCCTACCTGATCAACCTTGGAACCGCGAAAGAGGCGTTGCGCACCCGCTCGCTGTACGCGCTGGAAGACGAAGCCTCCCGCGCGGCGATGCTGGGCGTTCCATACCTTGTGATGCATCCCGGCTCGAGCGGGGAGGATACGGAAGAAGAGGGCATCGGGAGGATAGCTTCCGCCCTGCGGGAGTTCGGCAGGTTTCCGAAGGGGGTGACCCTCCTGCTCGAGAATACCGCGGGACAGGGGAACTCGATCGGGCGCACGACGGAACAGATCCGCAGGCTCATCGACGCCTGCGGCGATCCTCCCGACGTGGCGGTATGCCTGGACAGCGCGCACCTGTTCGAGTCGGGGTATGACATCGCGACCGAGCCGGGCTGGAACTCGCTGCTCGAAGAGATGAAACGGCACGCCCTCGTGCCGCTGGTCCGCATGTGGCACCTGAACGATTCGAAGACGGACCTGGGCAGCCGGGTCGACCGGCACCAGCACATCGGGCAGGGGAAGATCGGCCTGGGAGCGTTCCGCAGGATCCTTTTCCACCCTGCGTTCCGGGAACTGCCGATGGTGCTGGAGACGCCCAAGGACGGCGAGGACGAATTCGAAATGGACATCAGGAACCTGGCGGCCTTGCGGGGGCTGGCGGGTTCCGGCAAATGAGGTGAAAGAAAGAATGGACTACGAAGCTATCACCGCGCTGGCCAAGCATCACAAGCAGGTTTTCGGGCGGCACGTAAGCTGCGACATGTACATGCTGGAGGACGGCAGGAAGCTTGCGCTATCCCGGATGCACGACGATTTCCACGACATGAACCTTGCGATCCTCCTCGACGACGCATTCCGGGTCCTGGAGATAGGCGGGAAGATGGCCCGCATCCCTTACCCATGCTGCGAGACGAAGCCGCTGGAGATGCTTTCCGCGCTTAAAGGCGTCGGCGTCCTGGAGCGCGGAGGGTTGAAAAAAGTGAAGGACCTCATCCCGCGGAACCTCGGGTGTACCCACGTCTACGAAATGATCGAGTCCACCTTCCGCGCGATATTCGTCGGCTCGTACAGCATCTACGACAAGAAGTGGGAAGGGGTCCTGAACCTGGACCTGGAAGAGAACCGCCAGCTGGGCCTGCGGTCCCCGGTGCTGGCGGACACATGCTATGCGTTCAACAAGGAGTCGGCGGACGAGAAAGTCCTGGCCCGGGCCTGCGAAAAAGTCGAGGAGGCACGGAAGAAGATGGAAGCGATCAAGGCCGTCAAGCGCGGGGAGCAGGGCTGAAGCGCGTCTTGAGTGCGGATGAGCGAATATCCCGG
The nucleotide sequence above comes from Deltaproteobacteria bacterium. Encoded proteins:
- a CDS encoding DUF2889 domain-containing protein, encoding MDYEAITALAKHHKQVFGRHVSCDMYMLEDGRKLALSRMHDDFHDMNLAILLDDAFRVLEIGGKMARIPYPCCETKPLEMLSALKGVGVLERGGLKKVKDLIPRNLGCTHVYEMIESTFRAIFVGSYSIYDKKWEGVLNLDLEENRQLGLRSPVLADTCYAFNKESADEKVLARACEKVEEARKKMEAIKAVKRGEQG
- a CDS encoding deoxyribonuclease IV, with protein sequence MRVILPPLGAHVSTAGGVSTAPERGKSIGADVLQIFSKQQTRWKGKELEEDDARAFRAESSRTGVRTVAIHCAYLINLGTAKEALRTRSLYALEDEASRAAMLGVPYLVMHPGSSGEDTEEEGIGRIASALREFGRFPKGVTLLLENTAGQGNSIGRTTEQIRRLIDACGDPPDVAVCLDSAHLFESGYDIATEPGWNSLLEEMKRHALVPLVRMWHLNDSKTDLGSRVDRHQHIGQGKIGLGAFRRILFHPAFRELPMVLETPKDGEDEFEMDIRNLAALRGLAGSGK
- a CDS encoding L-2-amino-thiazoline-4-carboxylic acid hydrolase, translating into MDAVMPDAGKRVAEATRQRAAVLAHLFRVLRDRLGEVEAASLMSDAIYAHGREKAKKTYSLPAQSGNLLQAAREFASPDPVKQYQFAPRIVSADDGEAVIAMSRCPLVDQWKEMGLAAEDVTLLCRIARSVDFGTWEGALGFRLLFEGTRGEGKEECLLRVFRKRTVEVAG